DNA from Comamonas serinivorans:
CCCCAGGCCAGCCAACAGCTTGGCCGGGTCCCCGTGTTCGATGAAGCGGTCTGGCAAGCCCAGCTGCAGCACGGGCCGGACCAGTTCCAGGCGCTGCAGCGCTTCGAGCACGGCACTGCCGGCCCCACCCAGGATGGCGCCCTCTTCCACCGTCACCAGGCAGTCGTGCGCAGCCGCCACCTCTAGCAGCAAGGCTTCGTCCAGGGGCTTGGCCCAGCGCATGTTGACCACCGTGGCGTTGAGCCGCTCGGCCGCTTCGAGCGCCGGGTACAGCAGCGTGCCGAACGCCAGAATCGCGATGCGCTCACCCGTCCGGCGCACTTCGCCTTTGCCAAACGGCAAGGCATCCAGGTCCGGCAGCGGCTTGACCCCCACGCCGGCACCGCGCGGATACCGAACCGCGACCGGCGACGACTGGGCAAAGCCGGTGCTGAGCAGCTGCCGGCATTCGCGCTCATCGGCCGGGCAGGCCACGCTCAGGTTCGGGATGCAACGCAGGTACGGGATGTCGTAGGCGCCGGCATGCGTGGCACCGTCTGCCCCCACCAAGCCAGCCCGGTCCAGCGCAAACAGCACCGGCAGGTTCTGGATCGCCACGTCGTGGATCAGCTGGTCGTAGCCCCGTTGCAAAAAGGTCGAATAAATCGCCACCACGGGCTTGAGCCCCTCGCAGGCCATGCCGGCCGCAAAGGTCACGGCGTGCTGCTCGGCGATGCCGACGTCGTAGTAGCGGCCGGGAAAGCGCTGCTCGAACTCGACCAGACCGGAGCCCTCGCGCATGGCTGGCGTGATGCCGACCAGGCGCTCATCGTGCGCCCCCATGTCGCACAACCATTGGCCGAACACCTGGGTGAACGTCTGTTTGGCAGGCGCTGCCGATGGCAGCAAGCCGACGGAGGGGTCGAACTTGCCCGGACCGTGGTAGGCCACGGGGTCCGCCTCGGCCAGTTTGTAGCCCTGCCCCTTCTTGGTCACCACGTGCAAAAACTGCGGCCCCTTCAGGCTCTTCAGGTTCTCGAGCGTGGGGATCAGCGACTCCAGGTCGTGCCCGTCGATGGGGCCGGTGTAGTTGAAGCCGAACTTCTCAAACAGCGTGGCCGGCACCACCATGCCCTTGGCCTGCTCCTCGATGCGCTTGGCCAGCTCGAACAAGGGCGGCGCCTTCTTCAGCACATTCTTGCCCGCCGAACGCGCGGCGGCATAAAACTGCCCGCTCATGAGCTGCGCCAGGTAGCGGTTGAGCGCGCCCACGGGCGGGCTGATCGACATGTCGTTGTCGTTCAGGATCACGATGAGCCGGCAGTCCTCGACGCCCGCGTTGTTCAGGGCCTCGAACGCCATGCCCGCCGTCATGGCGCCGTCGCCGATCACGGCGATGGCCATGCGGTCTTCTCCCTTCTGGCGCGCGGCCAGCGCCATCCCCAATGCGGCCGAGATGCTGGTCGACGAATGCGCCGTGCCAAAGGTGTCGTACTCGCTCTCGGTGCGCTGCGGGAAGCCCGACAGCCCACCCAACTGACGCAGCGAGGGCATGCGCTCGCGCCTGCCGGTCAGGATCTTGTGTGGGTAGGTCTGGTGGCCTACGTCCCACACAATCCGGTCTTCTGGCGTGTTGAACACGTGGTGCAGCGCCACGGTGAGTTCCACCGTTCCCAGGTTGGAACTCAGGTGCCCGCCGGTCTTGGACACGTTGTCGAGCACGCACTGGCGCACTTCCTGGGCCACGCGCTTGAGCTGCGAGCGGTCCAGGCGGCGCAACTGCGCGGGCGATTCAATGGTTTCAAGCAATGTGGGCATGGTTGTCAGCCTGGAAACGGCAGTTGGATGGCGTCAGACCCACAGGGACTCTCTGGGCGACACGACAAGGAGGGGCGGTGCGATCACGCACGGTCAATGCTGGCGGTCCACCACCATCAGGGCCAGCTCGCGCAAGGCCTGCACATCGGGCAGGTGGCTCTCCGCCAGCGCCGACAGGGCCTGATCCCGCAGCTGTCCAGCATAGGCGCGCGAGGCCTCCAACCCCAGGATGGACACGTAAGTCGGCTTGTTGTCCTGCGCATCCTTGCCCGCGGTCTTGCCCAGCGTGGCCGAATCGGCGGTCACATCGAGGATGTCGTCCACCACCTGGAACGCCAAGCCCACGGCGTGGCCGTAGCGCTCCAGCTGAGGCCAACCGGCCTGGTCAGGCGCTGGATCCTGGCTCAGCCACCCCATGTGCACGCTGGCCTTCAGCAAGGCACCGGTCTTGGCCTCGTGCATGCGCTTGAGCTGGTCTTCACTCAGGGCCTTGCCCACGCTGGTCAGATCGATGGCCTGACCGCCGGCCATGCCTTGACCACCGGCCGCAACGGCCAGCGCGCGACACAGCCGGGCCTGCACACCGGCCAACGCGTCGTCGCCTTCGGGCGTCAGCAACTCAAACGCCAGCGCCTGCAGGGCATCGCCCGCGAGCAGCGCCATGGCCTCGCCGAACTGCACGTGCACCGTGGGCTTACCGCGGCGCAGCAAATCGTTGTCCATGCACGGCATGTCGTCATGCACCAGGGAGTACGCATGGATCAACTCCACCGCGCAAGCGGCACGAATTGCATACGCCTCGTTTAATGACTTGTCATCTGCCTGAGCAGCAGCCTGCGCGGCTGCCAGCACCAGCAACGGCCGCAGGCGCTTGCCGCCATCGAGCACGGCATAGCGCATGGCGTCGCGCAAGGCGGTGGGCGCAGCCTCGCCGACCCAGCGCGCCAAGCCTTGCTCGACCTGCGCCAGCCCCTGATGCATCCACGCGGAAAAATTGAACTCAGGCATCTTCATCGTCCTCCCCCACCTCCAGCGGCGTGCCATCAAGCAGGCGGACCTGCTGGTCCACCGCATCCAGCCGGGCGCGGCAAAACCCCAGCAGCTGGGCGCCCCGCTGGTAGGAACTCAACAGGGCCTCCAGCGGCATGGCGCCCGACTCGATGGTGCTCACCAGCTGCTCCAGCTCCTGAAGGGCGAGCTCATAGGTCTCGGGCAAGAGGGGAAGAGGTGTGGGGGAAGTGTGTGCCTTGGCCATGTAGAAAGCGCAAAGCGGCCGTTGCCGCGCGTGATGAGACCGACCAGCGGCCCGCATCCAAAGGGAAAGCGCCTGATTTTAAGGGCGCTCGTGCAGCCGGACCTGCGCTGGGGGCTCCGGCGACAAGCGCCGGCCCGGCGTGAGGGATTGGCGCCCGCTTCGGCAAGCGCCCCCCAAGCCGTTACAATACGCGGTTTGCCATTTCGGTTTCAAGCACAGGCTGAATCGGTGGGGCGAGGGCCGATGGCCTGCCTCGTCACCCAGGCTGTGCAAGGAATTCCACACCGACGTGGCTGCTCGCCGCGCTTTTTCGAAAGCGCGCCATCCCTGCCCCTTCATAGGGGGAGTCTCTAGGTCAGGACACGATGTCTGATTTAAGTCTTCAACTCCAGCAGGCGGTTTCTCAACTCCCCGTCTCCAGCTATTTCGACCAGGCGCTGTACGAGCGCGAGATGAGGTTGCTCTTCCAGCAAGGGCCCCGCTATGTGGGGCATGCATTGAGCGTTCCGGAACCCAGCAGCTACTTTGCCCTGCCCCAGGAGGGTGAAGGCCGTGCGCTGGTGCGCGATGCGCGGGGCCACATCCAGCTGCTGTCCAACGTGTGCCGCCACCGGCAGGCCATCATGCTCAAGGGCCGCGGCAACCTGACGACGCAGCAGAAAGGCTCGGCCGGCGGCAACATCGTCTGCCCCCTGCACCGCTGGACGTACTCCGACCGGGGCGAGCTGCTGGGCGCGCCGCATTTCTCGCACGACCCCTGCCTGAACCTGAACCAGTACGGCCTGCGCAACTGGAACGGCCTGCTGTTCGAGGACAACGGGCGCGACATCGCAGCGGATCTGGCGCGCCTGGGCCCGAGCCAGCAGCTGAGCTTCGAGGGCATGGCGCTCGACCACGTCGAGCTGCACGAGTGCAACTACAACTGGAAGACCTTCATCGAGGTCTACCTCGAGGACTACCACGTCGGCCCCTTCCACCCCGGCCTGGGGCAGTTCGTCACCTGCGACGACCTGACCTGGGAGTTCGGCGACGACTACTCGGTGCAGACCGTGGGCGTCGCCAACGAGCTGGCCAAGCCCGGCAGCCCGGTCTACCGGCGCTGGCACGACGAGTTGCTCAAGTACAACCAGGGCAAACAGCCGCAGCACGGCGCCATCTGGCTGACCTACTACCCACACATCATGGTCGAGTGGTACCCGAATGTGCTCACCGTGTCCACGCTGCACCCCCTGGGCCCGCACAAGACGCTGAACATGGTCGAGTTCTACTACCCCGAGGAAATCGTCGCCTTCGAGCGCGACTTCGTCGAAGCCCAGCGCGCCGCCTACATGGAAACCTGCATCGAGGACGACGAGATCGCCGAGCGCATGGACGCCGGCCGCAAGGCCCTGTGGGAGCGCGGCGACAACGAAACCGGCCCCTACCAAAGCCCCATGGAAGACGGCATGCAGCATTTCCATGAGTGGTATCGCAGCCGCATGGGCATGAGCGTGACAGCCTGAGCGCCCGCCCCATGCGATAGTCACCCCGCCTGCTGGCCCCGCACCCACCGTGGTGATGGGGCCATTTTTGAGGGCATCCGGTGTGCGCTGGCACGGCCGACTGGCTGCACCCGCCGCCTGCCCGCAGGACGATGCGGCGGCCACGCCCGCTGTCCGCCCGAACCCTCTGGAACAACTCCTCAAAACAAGCAGTATGCCCTCGTTGCCGTTGATTGAAAAACGGTGGCAACCCCATACTCCCCATTGACTGCAGACGCGATTCACCGCGATTGCACCGTTTTAGCCCCCTTGCCGCGCCCTCGCAGGCGCCCGTAGTCTCATGCAAGCCGCCTGGATGATCGCCGCCGCCTTTTTCTTTGCCAGCATGGCGGTCGGCGTCAAGTACGCATCGGCGCACTACGGCTTCTTCGAGATCGTGATGTACCGCGGCCTCA
Protein-coding regions in this window:
- the dxs gene encoding 1-deoxy-D-xylulose-5-phosphate synthase; this translates as MPTLLETIESPAQLRRLDRSQLKRVAQEVRQCVLDNVSKTGGHLSSNLGTVELTVALHHVFNTPEDRIVWDVGHQTYPHKILTGRRERMPSLRQLGGLSGFPQRTESEYDTFGTAHSSTSISAALGMALAARQKGEDRMAIAVIGDGAMTAGMAFEALNNAGVEDCRLIVILNDNDMSISPPVGALNRYLAQLMSGQFYAAARSAGKNVLKKAPPLFELAKRIEEQAKGMVVPATLFEKFGFNYTGPIDGHDLESLIPTLENLKSLKGPQFLHVVTKKGQGYKLAEADPVAYHGPGKFDPSVGLLPSAAPAKQTFTQVFGQWLCDMGAHDERLVGITPAMREGSGLVEFEQRFPGRYYDVGIAEQHAVTFAAGMACEGLKPVVAIYSTFLQRGYDQLIHDVAIQNLPVLFALDRAGLVGADGATHAGAYDIPYLRCIPNLSVACPADERECRQLLSTGFAQSSPVAVRYPRGAGVGVKPLPDLDALPFGKGEVRRTGERIAILAFGTLLYPALEAAERLNATVVNMRWAKPLDEALLLEVAAAHDCLVTVEEGAILGGAGSAVLEALQRLELVRPVLQLGLPDRFIEHGDPAKLLAGLGLDAAGIEASIRKRFVAPLVKVA
- a CDS encoding polyprenyl synthetase family protein → MPEFNFSAWMHQGLAQVEQGLARWVGEAAPTALRDAMRYAVLDGGKRLRPLLVLAAAQAAAQADDKSLNEAYAIRAACAVELIHAYSLVHDDMPCMDNDLLRRGKPTVHVQFGEAMALLAGDALQALAFELLTPEGDDALAGVQARLCRALAVAAGGQGMAGGQAIDLTSVGKALSEDQLKRMHEAKTGALLKASVHMGWLSQDPAPDQAGWPQLERYGHAVGLAFQVVDDILDVTADSATLGKTAGKDAQDNKPTYVSILGLEASRAYAGQLRDQALSALAESHLPDVQALRELALMVVDRQH
- the xseB gene encoding exodeoxyribonuclease VII small subunit, which produces MPETYELALQELEQLVSTIESGAMPLEALLSSYQRGAQLLGFCRARLDAVDQQVRLLDGTPLEVGEDDEDA
- a CDS encoding aromatic ring-hydroxylating oxygenase subunit alpha yields the protein MSDLSLQLQQAVSQLPVSSYFDQALYEREMRLLFQQGPRYVGHALSVPEPSSYFALPQEGEGRALVRDARGHIQLLSNVCRHRQAIMLKGRGNLTTQQKGSAGGNIVCPLHRWTYSDRGELLGAPHFSHDPCLNLNQYGLRNWNGLLFEDNGRDIAADLARLGPSQQLSFEGMALDHVELHECNYNWKTFIEVYLEDYHVGPFHPGLGQFVTCDDLTWEFGDDYSVQTVGVANELAKPGSPVYRRWHDELLKYNQGKQPQHGAIWLTYYPHIMVEWYPNVLTVSTLHPLGPHKTLNMVEFYYPEEIVAFERDFVEAQRAAYMETCIEDDEIAERMDAGRKALWERGDNETGPYQSPMEDGMQHFHEWYRSRMGMSVTA